The Spirosoma foliorum genome has a window encoding:
- a CDS encoding sugar phosphate isomerase/epimerase family protein — MAFPRTISRSEFLKTSALALSLPILSKLDATAAPLKNVGLQLYTVRNEMEKDVEGTLKKVAAIGYTEIEIGGYYGKSPKEFKAFLSGMGLSAPSLLTMTSTMKTDWQKTVDQAAEAGQSLIGCAYLAPNERKTIDDYKKLNELFNRSAEVCQKAGLQFIYHNHDFEFQPLDGQVPYDLLLKGTDPKLVKLELDIYWSTKAGQDPVALFKQNPGRFPIVHLKDMEKTAERSFAPVGTGSIDFQRILDARKIAGIKHYYVEQDICKVPPLEAIAISFQNVKKLNA; from the coding sequence ATGGCCTTTCCCCGTACAATTTCCCGAAGCGAGTTCTTGAAAACAAGTGCCCTTGCTCTTTCTCTGCCCATTCTGAGTAAACTGGACGCTACGGCGGCTCCACTAAAAAACGTAGGTCTGCAACTCTATACGGTCCGAAATGAGATGGAAAAAGACGTAGAAGGTACACTGAAAAAGGTAGCGGCTATCGGCTATACCGAAATAGAAATAGGTGGCTACTATGGCAAATCTCCAAAGGAATTCAAAGCCTTTTTGAGTGGAATGGGGCTGAGTGCGCCAAGTCTCCTCACTATGACGAGCACGATGAAAACCGACTGGCAGAAAACCGTAGACCAGGCCGCTGAAGCTGGCCAATCGCTCATAGGATGTGCTTATTTAGCCCCCAATGAACGTAAAACTATCGATGACTATAAAAAGCTGAACGAGTTATTTAACCGATCGGCAGAAGTATGCCAGAAAGCCGGGCTTCAATTTATTTACCACAATCACGACTTTGAATTTCAACCCTTAGACGGTCAGGTTCCCTATGATCTACTCCTAAAAGGAACTGATCCTAAATTGGTTAAACTGGAATTAGATATATACTGGTCAACAAAAGCGGGTCAAGATCCGGTAGCGCTATTCAAGCAAAACCCAGGCCGTTTCCCAATTGTCCATTTGAAGGATATGGAAAAAACGGCCGAGCGTTCCTTCGCGCCAGTAGGTACTGGCTCCATTGATTTTCAGCGAATTCTGGATGCACGCAAGATTGCAGGTATTAAACACTATTACGTTGAGCAGGACATTTGCAAAGTTCCCCCGCTGGAAGCCATTGCGATTAGCTTCCAAAATGTCAAGAAGCTTAACGCCTGA
- a CDS encoding ATP-binding response regulator, whose protein sequence is MNELDQSEQFLAGGGEMGELIRSMDWSTTPLGPVATWPQSLRTSVSLCLSSTFPILIAWGPETIQIYNDSYRPICGAKHPESMGQNFRICWETALPVVGDAFTRGQQGEGTYIKDQRMFLDRYGYLEEAFMTFSFAPIRDESGQVGGIFHPITETTDKMLSARRTQVLRDVAARTGQAKTNQDIYTSLTDASSDFALDLPFLLIYKIQDEQNQAHLKSMAGLSADHLFPVELTELDVAQTDWLTDLPQTLVIENLAERIGSLHGGPYEESPHTVVRLPILLSTKEQPIGFLLAGVSPHRALDTDYLSFYALLANTISTAFSNVHAYQEEQKRAEALAAIDQAKTAFFSNVSHEFRTPLTLMLGPLEELLQDTTVLASPYKAPIEATHRNALRLLKLVNNLLDFSRIEASRVKASFRPVDLVALTLDLTSSFRSLIERGGLQFVVDCHPLPSTVYADTEMWEKIVLNLLSNAFKFTLQGSIRVELAAEENTAVLRVSDTGVGIPEREIPHMFERFHRVENAGGRTYEGSGIGLSLVHELVRLHAGSIRVVSEEGKGSTFIVNIPLGKSHLPAGQIVEDKPSHTMSRLAESFIQEANSILDEPSPSASAEALSEEFTENKAVKILIVDDNADMRAYLTRLLEPSFTVYAALNGVDALQQVAGIQPQLILSDIMMPVMDGSQLLYHLKQNPATAHIPLIFLSARAGQEARIEGLQAGADDYLVKPFSAQELLTKVRGQINLEQSRRQAETRLRNLVQQAPVAMLLVKGNELVIELINQAMLELVYREGDVLGKPLLAALPELSGQPFIGRLLQVYETGIPDQGWAVPILVQRNNKLEEAYFNILLTPYYEGTKLTGVLEVCTEVTQQVLASQALAQSEASYRQLSAELDGQVQQRTAELQASVHDLQRSNDNLQTFAYIASHDLQEPLRKIQSFGDLLQQRYAEQLGDGVDYLRRMQVGANRMSTLIRDLLNFSRISTRQEAPSQILLTDLVHTVLADLENMINASGAHVQVNPLPTVLGDRSQLTQVLQNLLSNALKFHKTSPDGLPIMPVVSVQAHLVNATELPTQIRPFRATATYHRIDVIDNGIGFDEKYLDRIFQIFQRLHSQSVFAGTGIGLAICEKVVANHGGAITATSQPGQGATFSMYLPI, encoded by the coding sequence ATGAATGAACTTGACCAATCAGAACAATTTTTAGCGGGTGGTGGCGAAATGGGTGAGCTGATTCGTTCGATGGATTGGTCGACCACTCCGCTTGGCCCAGTTGCTACCTGGCCCCAAAGTTTACGCACCTCCGTTAGTTTGTGTCTCTCCTCAACGTTTCCTATTCTGATTGCCTGGGGTCCCGAAACGATTCAGATCTATAACGACAGCTACCGACCTATCTGTGGCGCCAAACATCCGGAATCGATGGGGCAGAATTTCCGGATTTGCTGGGAAACAGCCCTCCCTGTTGTGGGCGATGCGTTTACGCGTGGCCAACAGGGCGAGGGAACTTATATCAAAGACCAGCGCATGTTTCTGGATCGATATGGGTATCTGGAAGAAGCCTTTATGACCTTTTCTTTTGCCCCGATCCGGGACGAAAGTGGTCAGGTAGGTGGCATTTTTCACCCCATTACCGAAACGACCGATAAGATGCTCAGCGCCCGTCGAACGCAGGTGCTTCGCGATGTGGCAGCCCGCACGGGTCAGGCCAAAACCAACCAGGATATTTATACGAGCCTGACGGATGCCTCATCAGATTTTGCGCTCGATTTACCCTTTCTGCTGATTTATAAAATTCAGGATGAGCAGAACCAGGCTCATCTGAAAAGTATGGCTGGCCTGTCGGCAGACCACCTTTTTCCAGTAGAGTTGACTGAGTTGGATGTAGCCCAGACAGACTGGCTAACCGATTTACCGCAGACCTTAGTGATTGAGAATCTCGCAGAACGGATCGGCTCGTTACATGGTGGTCCTTACGAGGAGTCTCCGCACACGGTTGTTCGCTTACCCATCCTGCTATCGACCAAAGAACAGCCAATTGGCTTTTTGCTGGCGGGAGTTAGTCCACACCGGGCGCTGGATACCGATTATCTCAGTTTCTATGCCCTACTGGCCAACACGATTAGTACGGCCTTCTCCAATGTACATGCCTATCAGGAAGAGCAAAAGAGAGCCGAGGCACTAGCTGCTATCGACCAGGCCAAAACTGCCTTTTTTAGCAACGTCAGTCACGAGTTCCGTACACCGCTAACCCTGATGCTGGGGCCACTGGAAGAATTACTTCAGGATACAACCGTATTGGCATCGCCTTACAAAGCACCTATAGAAGCAACTCACCGAAACGCACTTCGTTTGCTCAAACTGGTGAACAACCTGCTCGATTTCAGTCGAATAGAAGCTAGCCGTGTAAAAGCCAGTTTTCGTCCGGTTGATCTGGTCGCTCTCACGCTGGACTTAACCAGTAGTTTTCGCTCACTAATCGAGCGGGGAGGTTTACAATTTGTTGTTGACTGCCACCCATTACCATCGACTGTCTACGCCGATACAGAAATGTGGGAGAAGATTGTCCTCAATCTGCTGTCCAATGCCTTCAAGTTTACCCTACAAGGAAGTATTCGAGTCGAACTTGCAGCTGAGGAAAACACTGCCGTTCTGCGGGTTTCGGATACGGGGGTTGGTATTCCCGAGCGGGAAATTCCGCATATGTTCGAGCGATTCCACCGAGTGGAAAACGCTGGTGGTCGTACCTACGAGGGTAGCGGCATTGGCCTTTCGTTGGTTCATGAACTGGTACGGCTCCATGCAGGCAGTATTCGGGTGGTCAGTGAGGAAGGGAAAGGGAGTACATTTATCGTCAATATACCGTTAGGCAAATCTCATCTTCCCGCGGGTCAGATAGTTGAAGACAAGCCAAGCCATACGATGAGCCGCTTAGCCGAATCCTTTATTCAGGAAGCTAATTCCATATTAGACGAACCGAGCCCTTCAGCTTCAGCAGAGGCTCTCTCCGAAGAGTTTACGGAGAATAAGGCCGTCAAGATTCTGATTGTAGATGATAACGCCGACATGCGGGCGTATCTGACTCGCTTATTAGAGCCATCATTTACAGTGTACGCGGCTCTGAATGGGGTCGACGCACTTCAGCAAGTAGCGGGTATACAGCCTCAGCTTATTCTGAGCGACATTATGATGCCGGTGATGGATGGTAGTCAATTACTCTATCACCTCAAACAAAATCCAGCCACGGCACATATTCCACTGATCTTTCTATCGGCACGGGCCGGTCAGGAAGCCCGAATTGAGGGTCTACAGGCAGGAGCCGACGATTATCTGGTCAAACCTTTTTCAGCCCAGGAGTTGCTGACTAAAGTGCGGGGCCAGATAAACCTGGAACAGTCGCGCAGGCAGGCTGAAACTCGGCTCCGGAATCTGGTTCAACAAGCGCCTGTGGCTATGTTGCTAGTTAAAGGCAACGAACTGGTTATCGAGTTGATCAATCAGGCGATGCTCGAGCTTGTTTATCGCGAAGGCGATGTTTTGGGTAAGCCCCTTCTGGCAGCCCTACCCGAACTGAGCGGCCAACCCTTTATCGGTCGACTTTTACAGGTATATGAAACGGGTATACCCGATCAGGGCTGGGCAGTGCCGATTTTGGTTCAGCGGAATAACAAACTGGAAGAGGCCTATTTCAATATCCTGTTAACGCCTTACTACGAAGGAACTAAGCTAACTGGTGTTCTGGAGGTATGTACGGAGGTTACCCAACAGGTGTTAGCCAGTCAGGCATTGGCTCAGAGTGAAGCGAGCTATCGTCAGCTTTCGGCCGAGTTGGACGGGCAGGTACAGCAGCGAACAGCGGAGTTACAGGCATCGGTTCATGACCTACAGCGCTCTAACGATAACCTACAAACGTTCGCTTACATTGCCTCCCATGATTTGCAGGAGCCTTTACGAAAGATTCAGTCATTCGGCGATTTACTACAGCAACGCTATGCAGAACAGTTGGGCGACGGAGTTGATTATTTACGACGCATGCAAGTCGGAGCTAACCGCATGTCTACTCTCATTCGGGACTTGTTGAATTTTTCCAGAATTTCAACTCGGCAGGAAGCACCTTCCCAAATTCTGCTGACAGACCTTGTTCACACAGTACTGGCCGATCTGGAGAATATGATCAATGCGTCAGGTGCGCACGTACAGGTAAATCCATTGCCAACTGTGCTGGGCGATCGCTCCCAATTAACTCAAGTGCTACAAAATCTATTGTCGAACGCGCTGAAATTTCACAAAACAAGCCCAGATGGACTTCCAATAATGCCAGTTGTTTCGGTACAGGCTCATTTGGTCAATGCGACTGAACTCCCCACCCAAATCAGGCCTTTTCGGGCGACTGCAACCTACCATCGGATCGATGTTATTGACAACGGTATTGGTTTTGATGAAAAGTATTTGGATCGCATTTTCCAGATATTTCAGCGACTGCACAGTCAAAGCGTCTTTGCAGGAACTGGTATTGGTTTAGCCATTTGCGAAAAGGTGGTGGCTAATCATGGGGGAGCTATTACGGCCACCAGTCAGCCAGGCCAAGGGGCGACTTTTAGTATGTATCTCCCAATCTGA
- a CDS encoding sensor histidine kinase, which yields MNAMPGKHLVLLPDAPNFTIAAVTDAYIDAFGIQRESLIGANLVEVFLGDRRDDELASQISQSLTQVVQTKRPHVMANQRHQWPDQQTGKLTWRTWRPASKPVLDSCGEVIYIIHTIEDSASAEELLKVAKANQYQQTLLDLMKEPLQVLQPIFENGEIIDFQFKLTNQAYASYANTTPEQLQGKKVGDVFPGYFDTVSFTKPVETYKTGQSLTFEIHYDKDGLDLYNLMSTFKVDDEVVIYFTDFTRLRQLQLQLESKIDELNRSNENLQQFAYVASHDLQEPLRKIQSFADLLKDQYSDQLEDGASFLERIQASAARMSILIRDLLALARISTYQETTEPVGLKNVIDSVLADLEIRIQETGTVVEIKEPLPTLSGDAVQLGQLFLNLISNAIKFHRAGQSPFVRINANQISASQLPASINHIRPASTYHCISISDNGIGFDEKHTERIFQVFQRLHGRNEFAGTGVGLAICQKVALNHGGAITATSQPGQGATFSVYLPN from the coding sequence ATGAATGCCATGCCAGGCAAGCATCTGGTACTATTGCCCGATGCGCCAAACTTTACGATTGCTGCCGTGACCGATGCGTATATCGACGCTTTTGGTATCCAGCGTGAATCGCTGATAGGAGCCAACTTAGTTGAGGTATTTTTGGGTGACCGACGTGATGATGAATTGGCCAGTCAAATCAGCCAGTCACTAACTCAGGTAGTACAAACCAAACGGCCTCATGTCATGGCCAACCAACGTCATCAGTGGCCTGATCAACAAACGGGCAAACTTACGTGGCGAACCTGGCGTCCGGCCAGCAAGCCGGTTCTGGATAGCTGTGGCGAGGTCATCTATATCATTCATACGATTGAGGATAGTGCCAGTGCCGAGGAACTACTAAAAGTGGCCAAAGCCAACCAGTATCAACAAACCCTACTTGACTTAATGAAAGAACCGTTGCAGGTTCTTCAGCCCATTTTCGAAAATGGGGAAATCATTGATTTCCAGTTTAAACTTACGAACCAAGCCTATGCGTCGTATGCCAATACAACGCCTGAACAATTGCAGGGCAAAAAGGTAGGCGACGTTTTTCCTGGCTACTTCGACACAGTGAGTTTTACTAAACCCGTAGAAACCTACAAAACGGGGCAGTCACTTACGTTTGAAATCCACTACGACAAAGATGGCCTCGACCTTTATAATCTGATGAGTACGTTCAAAGTGGATGATGAAGTGGTCATCTACTTTACTGATTTTACCCGTCTGAGGCAGTTACAACTCCAGCTTGAAAGCAAGATCGATGAGTTGAATCGCTCCAACGAAAATCTACAGCAGTTTGCTTACGTGGCCAGTCATGATTTGCAGGAACCGTTGCGAAAGATTCAATCCTTTGCCGATTTACTCAAGGATCAGTACAGCGATCAGTTGGAAGACGGTGCCAGCTTTCTGGAACGAATACAGGCATCGGCAGCGCGGATGTCTATCCTGATTCGCGATCTGTTAGCCTTAGCCCGCATTTCTACCTATCAGGAAACCACAGAGCCGGTAGGTCTGAAAAACGTTATTGACTCGGTCTTAGCTGACCTAGAGATTCGTATTCAGGAAACAGGAACGGTAGTCGAGATCAAAGAGCCGCTGCCCACTCTATCGGGCGATGCTGTTCAATTAGGTCAACTGTTTTTGAACCTGATTAGCAACGCTATCAAATTTCACCGGGCAGGCCAAAGCCCATTCGTTCGGATCAATGCGAATCAAATCAGTGCCAGCCAATTACCTGCCTCTATTAATCATATTCGGCCCGCTTCGACTTACCATTGCATCAGCATATCGGATAATGGAATTGGTTTTGATGAAAAGCATACCGAACGCATTTTTCAGGTCTTTCAACGCTTACATGGCCGGAATGAATTTGCGGGAACGGGCGTCGGGTTAGCCATCTGTCAGAAAGTAGCCCTTAATCATGGCGGAGCTATTACAGCCACCAGTCAACCAGGTCAGGGAGCAACTTTTTCCGTGTATTTACCCAACTAA
- a CDS encoding MFS transporter, whose protein sequence is MDTAMPSGHVLLKARRATQLIFLVCGLGMSSWAPMVPLAKDRLALNDASLGLLLLLLGGGAMLMMPISGWLVGRFGSRIVMACAALIMALVLPLLLLLPSVVPVAIALFVFGSSIGAVDVAMNAHGVQVQNLYGKPIMSSLHGLFSVGGLFGSLGLGFLIKLGLNPAYAIGSIAALMIIITLTQYKDLFPLPIERQAIARFSGDEKPAESNRQFSWLNSSVVFLGMMCFAIFLAEGAILDWSAVFLRDIKQIEPAFAGAGYAAFSVAMAIMRLVGDKLVARLNSKTVVVGGSLIGAAGLSLAVLCPWVIGALIGFTLMGLGVANVVPVFFSAAGRLPGIAPTVSISAITTMGYTGLLAGPALLGFIAQHFSLATAFGFIILLLLLVSLSYGVKGRAD, encoded by the coding sequence ATGGATACCGCTATGCCATCAGGACACGTGTTGTTGAAGGCCCGAAGAGCCACCCAGTTAATTTTTCTGGTTTGTGGTCTGGGCATGTCTAGCTGGGCTCCAATGGTTCCTCTGGCCAAAGATCGTTTAGCTTTGAACGACGCCAGTCTGGGCTTATTATTATTGTTATTAGGCGGAGGTGCCATGCTGATGATGCCTATTTCGGGTTGGCTGGTTGGTCGCTTTGGCAGTCGTATCGTTATGGCCTGTGCCGCACTAATCATGGCGCTCGTCCTGCCGTTGTTGCTTCTGTTGCCTTCCGTCGTTCCTGTGGCGATTGCGTTGTTTGTTTTTGGCTCTAGTATTGGCGCTGTTGACGTAGCCATGAATGCGCATGGTGTACAAGTACAGAATTTGTACGGAAAGCCGATCATGTCGTCTCTACATGGCCTCTTTAGTGTTGGCGGATTGTTCGGTTCCCTCGGACTGGGCTTTCTGATTAAGTTGGGACTTAATCCAGCTTATGCCATCGGTAGTATAGCTGCGTTGATGATCATTATTACCCTTACCCAATACAAAGACTTGTTTCCGTTGCCTATTGAGCGACAGGCGATTGCTCGTTTTTCTGGCGACGAGAAACCGGCAGAAAGCAATCGGCAGTTTAGTTGGTTGAACAGTAGTGTAGTATTCTTAGGGATGATGTGCTTTGCCATTTTCCTGGCTGAAGGCGCTATTCTCGACTGGAGTGCCGTCTTTCTTAGGGATATAAAACAAATTGAACCAGCGTTTGCGGGAGCAGGCTATGCCGCCTTTTCTGTTGCTATGGCCATAATGCGATTAGTAGGGGATAAGCTGGTAGCACGCTTGAACAGTAAAACGGTGGTGGTAGGAGGTAGTTTGATTGGGGCCGCCGGATTGAGCCTTGCTGTTTTATGTCCTTGGGTAATTGGAGCACTGATTGGCTTTACGTTAATGGGCCTGGGAGTGGCTAATGTTGTTCCGGTGTTTTTTAGTGCGGCTGGTAGGCTGCCCGGTATCGCTCCAACAGTCAGTATATCTGCCATTACGACTATGGGTTACACTGGACTACTGGCTGGTCCTGCTTTACTAGGGTTTATTGCTCAGCATTTTTCCCTGGCCACCGCTTTTGGATTCATAATCCTATTATTGTTGCTCGTTTCACTAAGTTATGGAGTAAAAGGTCGAGCTGATTGA